Proteins found in one Sphingomonas sp. SORGH_AS_0879 genomic segment:
- a CDS encoding superoxide dismutase, whose protein sequence is MKYWLACFALLATPATAQDRAAPFTLAPLPYPATALEPVIDAETMTLHHDKHHQAYVDALNKALAADPALAGRSLEQLLAQAGATPTAVRNNAGGHWNHGFFWKTMAPPGTGGEPSPQLARAIDAAFGSMDKMKAAFKAAGTGRFGSGWVWLIAGPDGKLAITSTPNQDNPLMDVADQRGTPLLGNDMWEHAYYLKHRNRRAEYL, encoded by the coding sequence ATGAAATACTGGCTTGCCTGCTTCGCCCTCCTCGCCACGCCAGCGACCGCGCAGGACCGCGCCGCGCCGTTCACGCTGGCACCGCTGCCCTATCCGGCGACCGCGCTGGAACCCGTCATCGATGCCGAAACCATGACCCTGCATCACGACAAGCATCACCAGGCCTATGTCGATGCCCTGAACAAGGCGCTGGCGGCCGATCCGGCGCTCGCGGGTCGTTCGCTGGAGCAGTTGCTGGCACAAGCCGGGGCGACACCGACGGCGGTCCGCAACAACGCCGGCGGGCATTGGAACCATGGATTTTTCTGGAAGACGATGGCGCCTCCCGGCACCGGCGGCGAACCATCGCCCCAGCTTGCCCGCGCGATCGACGCGGCCTTCGGATCGATGGACAAGATGAAGGCCGCGTTCAAGGCCGCCGGTACGGGCCGGTTCGGCTCGGGCTGGGTATGGCTGATCGCCGGGCCGGACGGCAAGCTGGCGATCACCTCGACACCCAATCAGGACAATCCGCTGATGGACGTCGCCGACCAACGCGGCACGCCGCTGCTCGGCAACGATATGTGGGAACATGCCTATTATCTAAAGCACCGCAATCGCCGCGCCGAATATCTCTGA